Proteins encoded within one genomic window of Brachybacterium sp. P6-10-X1:
- a CDS encoding J domain-containing protein: MAITHYETLGVGQDATRAEITAAFRAQMRALHADAGGDDELAKNVSSAYNVLSNATKRAAYDRTLDQQPTSSPDPGPASPASESRPTARTERDRVFTPDQGRRSPAFSMLSVHPAVWAWHVAAESEDDAAETAGTGSRSVVRTVMTVLSFLAWAGAGAAAASTLGLPLARLGVLSVPLALLSGFVVHLNWSALMVTLAVVHRWGLVFSLLVALAAAVVIYLDAGTPLPTVGAALCYLASMGTTYASFGMVLTRAGSREGSGIIDSSFITQVGATTLGDRHADIDQLLGALKLAFDHRRGVRVILLPDRVTTRPGSSPVRTQVAVVVGKAVHLVVIPPLGRDGLEISGSDIISDGQVHRNVVRDEMAALAGRYGRGGQVHGYVVPTRLTTEPPVGTQAHGVVFGSLGQVIDAIGSAAGADLDKDNASFRHRALESMSLLV, from the coding sequence ATGGCGATCACGCATTACGAGACCCTGGGGGTGGGCCAGGACGCCACGCGGGCGGAGATCACCGCTGCCTTCCGCGCCCAGATGCGGGCGCTGCACGCCGACGCCGGCGGGGACGACGAGCTCGCCAAGAACGTCAGCTCCGCCTACAACGTGCTGTCCAACGCGACCAAACGCGCCGCCTACGACCGCACGCTGGACCAGCAGCCGACCTCGAGCCCCGACCCCGGGCCCGCGTCGCCGGCCAGCGAGTCCCGACCGACTGCACGCACGGAGCGGGACCGCGTGTTCACCCCGGACCAGGGCCGCCGTAGTCCTGCGTTCTCGATGCTGAGCGTGCACCCTGCCGTATGGGCATGGCATGTCGCCGCCGAGAGCGAGGACGATGCCGCAGAGACCGCCGGTACGGGGTCCCGCTCCGTCGTGCGCACAGTGATGACAGTGCTGTCCTTCCTCGCGTGGGCCGGTGCGGGCGCCGCAGCCGCTTCGACGCTGGGGCTGCCGCTGGCGCGACTCGGCGTCCTGTCCGTCCCGTTGGCGCTGCTGAGCGGATTCGTCGTCCACCTGAACTGGTCGGCACTCATGGTCACCCTGGCCGTGGTGCACCGATGGGGGTTGGTGTTCTCGCTGCTGGTGGCCCTCGCGGCGGCCGTGGTGATCTACCTCGATGCCGGCACTCCCCTGCCGACGGTCGGGGCGGCGCTGTGCTACCTCGCCTCGATGGGCACGACCTACGCATCCTTCGGGATGGTCCTGACCCGGGCCGGGAGTCGGGAGGGCAGCGGCATCATTGATTCCTCGTTCATCACGCAGGTCGGCGCCACGACCCTCGGTGATCGCCACGCCGACATCGACCAGCTGCTCGGGGCTCTGAAGCTCGCATTCGACCACCGAAGGGGAGTCCGGGTGATCCTGCTACCGGACCGCGTCACCACGCGCCCGGGCAGCTCCCCGGTCCGGACGCAGGTCGCGGTAGTGGTTGGGAAGGCCGTCCACCTGGTCGTGATCCCGCCGCTGGGTCGTGACGGGCTGGAGATCTCCGGCTCGGACATCATCAGCGACGGTCAGGTCCATCGCAACGTCGTCCGCGATGAGATGGCCGCTCTCGCGGGACGCTACGGCCGCGGAGGCCAGGTCCACGGGTACGTCGTGCCCACGCGTCTTACCACCGAGCCACCGGTCGGAACCCAGGCTCACGGCGTGGTGTTCGGGTCGCTGGGCCAGGTGATCGACGCGATCGGGTCCGCCGCCGGGGCCGACCTCGACAAGGACAACGCCTCGTTCCGACATCGGGCGCTGGAGTCCATGTCGCTACTGGTGTGA
- a CDS encoding IS3 family transposase (programmed frameshift), whose product MPKKFSPELRDRAVRMVYDRQALEGGPRSESIRAVAPQLGVGMETLRIWCNRYGPAEPSAGPAESLEEENRRLRRELAESRRANEILKAASVFFAKGTRPPHDEMIAFIDRHRDHFGVEAICRVLGATERGFLTSRGYRAAKQRPASARAVRDEVLVEEIRRIHAENYGVYGYRKMHHAMRRAGWEVGRDQTARLMKAAGLCGIRRGRKVFTTSPAGGLDRRPDLVERNFTAAGPNQLWVADITYVRIPSGFCYTAFITDVFTRRIVGWAVATSLRTEALPLQALEQALQTSPAEASRTGLIHHSDRGSNYVSLAYSDALITAGVQASVGSVGDSYDNALAETVNGLYKAELIHRRRTWPSATAVEIATLDWVTWWNTKRLHEALDYRTPAEVEASYTHPTTTAPATV is encoded by the exons ATGCCCAAGAAGTTCAGTCCGGAGCTGCGTGACCGTGCCGTGCGCATGGTCTACGACCGCCAGGCACTCGAAGGTGGCCCACGATCGGAGTCGATCCGTGCTGTCGCGCCCCAACTCGGCGTTGGCATGGAGACGCTGAGGATCTGGTGCAACCGCTACGGGCCAGCCGAGCCCTCGGCCGGCCCCGCGGAGTCTCTCGAGGAGGAGAACCGCAGACTGCGTCGAGAGCTCGCCGAGTCCCGGCGGGCCAACGAGATCCTCAAGGCCGCCTCCGTGTTTTTCGCCA AGGGAACTCGACCACCCCACGACGAAATGATCGCCTTCATCGATAGGCATCGCGATCACTTCGGGGTCGAGGCCATCTGCCGCGTCCTGGGCGCGACGGAACGTGGGTTCCTCACCTCTCGCGGATACCGTGCCGCGAAGCAGCGCCCGGCATCGGCCAGAGCGGTCCGTGACGAGGTGCTCGTCGAAGAGATCCGTCGGATTCATGCCGAGAACTACGGCGTCTACGGGTATCGGAAGATGCATCACGCGATGCGCCGTGCCGGATGGGAAGTCGGCCGCGACCAGACCGCTCGGCTGATGAAAGCTGCTGGTCTGTGCGGGATACGCCGTGGTCGAAAGGTGTTCACGACGAGCCCTGCTGGTGGCCTGGACCGTCGTCCTGATCTGGTCGAGCGGAACTTCACGGCTGCCGGACCGAATCAGCTCTGGGTCGCTGACATCACCTACGTCCGGATCCCGTCCGGGTTCTGCTACACCGCGTTCATCACGGACGTTTTCACGCGAAGGATCGTCGGCTGGGCAGTGGCCACCAGCCTCCGCACTGAGGCACTGCCACTGCAGGCTCTCGAGCAGGCCCTCCAGACCTCCCCGGCAGAAGCGTCTCGGACTGGGCTGATCCATCACAGCGATAGGGGCAGCAACTACGTCTCGCTGGCCTACTCCGATGCGCTGATCACCGCCGGAGTCCAGGCCTCGGTCGGATCCGTCGGAGACAGCTACGACAACGCCCTGGCTGAGACCGTCAATGGCCTCTACAAAGCCGAGCTCATCCACCGACGCCGCACCTGGCCCTCAGCGACCGCCGTCGAGATCGCCACTCTGGACTGGGTCACCTGGTGGAACACGAAGCGCCTGCACGAAGCACTCGACTATCGCACCCCGGCCGAAGTCGAAGCGTCCTACACTCACCCCACGACGACCGCGCCCGCGACCGTCTAA
- a CDS encoding helix-turn-helix domain-containing protein — MSNESPSEGSRPDSVPHLAERLDLLFRTVPRSGGSSELHSSASVAEELQRENIRVTPNHIRALRTGRRANPSFRLLTGLAEIFQVPLDYFVDDSVSQEIQDSLEALVAMRDTGVQQIMMRAHGVSTESLGPVLSLLDQIRRMEGLDQNGNQKDADA; from the coding sequence ATGTCGAACGAGTCGCCCTCCGAAGGGTCACGCCCGGACAGCGTCCCGCATCTGGCAGAGCGCCTTGACCTGCTATTTCGCACCGTGCCACGCAGCGGCGGGAGCTCCGAACTCCATTCTTCCGCCTCTGTCGCCGAGGAGCTCCAGCGAGAGAACATCCGAGTCACCCCAAATCACATCCGAGCACTCAGAACTGGCCGGCGCGCCAACCCCTCGTTCCGGCTCCTCACCGGACTCGCCGAGATATTCCAAGTGCCCCTGGACTACTTCGTCGACGACTCCGTCTCCCAGGAGATCCAGGATTCATTGGAGGCACTCGTAGCGATGCGAGACACCGGAGTCCAACAGATCATGATGCGGGCACACGGAGTGTCTACCGAGAGCCTCGGCCCCGTGCTGTCGTTGCTTGATCAGATCCGACGCATGGAAGGCCTTGACCAAAATGGAAACCAGAAGGACGCGGATGCTTGA
- a CDS encoding alpha/beta hydrolase fold domain-containing protein, with translation MFTISPTTGSTRGTVIYLHGGGWMNEAVSQHWKLIQQIVVEASVTVILPVYPLVQAGGTAESVVPSVARIGERAERPLTLMGDSAGGTIAMSTSLLMKEQGLPVDLTVLIAPALDMRMENPEIDERQPLDPWLVKKGQLLLTEMWIGENGDDPILNPILGDTRGVGRLVVFSGTRDLLNPDTRLFVQRADAAGKQVEYHEQPGHLHVYPLLPTPEGKQARSTIVDAVRRTTETR, from the coding sequence GTGTTCACCATCTCCCCAACGACCGGGAGTACTCGCGGCACCGTGATCTACCTGCACGGCGGCGGATGGATGAATGAGGCCGTGTCGCAGCATTGGAAGCTCATCCAGCAGATCGTGGTGGAGGCATCGGTGACCGTGATCCTTCCCGTGTATCCATTGGTCCAAGCCGGGGGAACCGCGGAGTCGGTTGTTCCCTCCGTTGCCCGCATCGGAGAGCGAGCGGAACGACCATTGACCCTGATGGGCGACTCCGCCGGAGGCACCATCGCCATGTCCACGAGTCTGCTGATGAAGGAACAGGGGCTCCCCGTGGACCTCACCGTTCTGATCGCTCCGGCCCTCGACATGAGGATGGAGAACCCGGAGATCGACGAGCGCCAACCCTTGGATCCGTGGCTCGTCAAGAAGGGTCAACTTCTGCTGACCGAGATGTGGATCGGCGAGAACGGCGACGATCCGATTCTCAATCCCATCCTGGGTGATACCCGGGGCGTCGGCCGTCTCGTGGTCTTCAGCGGGACCAGAGACCTCCTGAACCCAGACACACGACTCTTCGTCCAACGCGCCGACGCCGCAGGAAAGCAGGTCGAGTACCACGAGCAGCCTGGACACCTCCACGTGTACCCGCTATTGCCCACCCCGGAGGGCAAAC